Part of the Cryomorphaceae bacterium genome is shown below.
ACTACGTAGACCTCGTGGCGCTGGCCATTGGCGCCGATATTGTGCCCATCACCGGCGAAAATCGCGTACTCGCTGCGCTGGGACTTGAGAAAATCAACAACAACCCCGGTGAGGGCATTCGCGCCATATTGCAAACCGCCAACTTTAAGCGCACCTTGTCTGTTTCGGATGTGGTGTTTGTAATTGCGCCGCGTATCAATGCCGCCGGCCGCATGGAATCAGGAAACCGAGCCGTGGAGCTGCTCGTTTCAAGCCAGGAAGATCTTGCAGCCCTGTTGAGTGAAACCATCAACGGCCAAAATCTGCAGCGCCGCGAGTTGGACCAGGCCATTACTGCACAGGCGCTCCAAATGATTCAGGAAGACCAGGTGCTGATGGATGCCAAAACAACCGTGCTTTTTCACCCCGACTGGCACAAGGGCGTGATTGGCATCGTGGCCTCGCGCCTTACCGAAACCTATTACCGGCCAACCATCATTCTTACAGAATCCAACGGTAAAGCAACCGGTTCTGCGCGCTCGGTAAAAGACTATGACGTGTACAACGCCATAGAGGCCTGCAGCGATTTACTCGACCAGTTTGGCGGACATGCTTTTGCGGCCGGACTGACCCTGCCCGTAGAGAACATTGTGCTTTTTCGCAGCAAGTTTGAAGAGGTCGTATCGGCCACCATTCGCCCGGAACAACTTATTCCCGAAATTGAGATTGACCTGGAGATTGACTTCGCGGATATCACTCCGAGGTTTTTCGCAGTATTGAAGCAGATGGCCCCCTTTGGCCCCGGCAATATGAACCCCGTTTTCATCACGCGGCATTGCATCAACGCAGGGTACAGCAAAACAGTTGGCTCCAATCACCTCAAATTTCACGTGTGCCAAACCAG
Proteins encoded:
- the recJ gene encoding single-stranded-DNA-specific exonuclease RecJ, producing the protein MKTLAPTTRWNVLPRADQQKVDSLKDALGIDRNLCEILVQRGITSFEEARSFFRPDMSQLHDPFLMADMEAAVERVIQALGDGDRIMVYGDYDVDGTTSVAVVYSVLRRVTEQVEYYIPNRYTEGYGLSKKGIDTAKKNGVSLIITLDCGVKAVQLADYCAELGIDLIVCDHHRPGAVLPRAVAVLDPKREDCAYPYKELCGCGVGFKLMQALSMRGVFGFSVCMDYVDLVALAIGADIVPITGENRVLAALGLEKINNNPGEGIRAILQTANFKRTLSVSDVVFVIAPRINAAGRMESGNRAVELLVSSQEDLAALLSETINGQNLQRRELDQAITAQALQMIQEDQVLMDAKTTVLFHPDWHKGVIGIVASRLTETYYRPTIILTESNGKATGSARSVKDYDVYNAIEACSDLLDQFGGHAFAAGLTLPVENIVLFRSKFEEVVSATIRPEQLIPEIEIDLEIDFADITPRFFAVLKQMAPFGPGNMNPVFITRHCINAGYSKTVGSNHLKFHVCQTSNPGITMNGIGFGLAEHYPEVADGQPFSLVYTLEENEFNGRTSLQLKVKDIRFEP